The sequence TAAGATCACCAGCGAGAAGTAGATCGTTCTCCATGTCTTCATAAGCAATAATATGGCCAGGGATGGCGTTGGACAGATCAAGATATTTCGTCTCCGAAGTCGAATCAGCCCCCATCGACAAACATTTGCCTCAGAGCCAAAGCCAAGGTTAGATAACTCTCATGCTTGTCTAGCCTAATGCGTTGGCAGATAGAACGTCCCTCAAGAACAACGGTAACGGGAGAAACCACAGATGAAACTAGATCATCGTCGACGTTGAGTCCAAACGCTGAGAATCTCCCCGCGGCTCCGGAGCTTGAGCTAATATTAGGGTTTGTTGAAATAGATTTTGGCAGGAAGGATGTTGTTCTTTTTGTGGTTTCACGAGGTTGATGCGTGGTCGTGTTGTCTTGATGAAACCTTCTTTTCAAGGATTCTTGGCTGTGTGGCTCGAAATTGTCCATATTGAGATTAGGGTTTTAGGGTATTTGTAACTTTGAGAAGACAACGGATTTAAGGAACTCGAAGTGTTTTTGtgttgagaaagagagagattctCTTGATTTGGTGTTGCTGGGATTCTGGTGAAAGgaaatgtatatacatataaatagtCAAATAAACAGAGAAGGCGTAAGTTGTGCGGCAAAAGtgccttttcttttgttttgttttgttttttttcattgatGTCTTACATTTTCCAAGagtttaaactttaaagtaCATCTGCTATTTAGGTTTCCCATTAAACAATGGATCTGTAATTAACAGTCGATTTAATACTCACTCTTCAAAAATAAtccatattttagaaaatagaaAGAGTtaagaaacatttttttttacattttaaatgtATCTTTATTAGGTAATTATGATGATTGTaaactttgaaaaaaaattgaggtaattaaatttctattggttaaaaattgTGAAAAGTATTTAATCAGAAAAAATGATgcatatataatcaaaatttaatatgttttaatatgtgtgaaactcaaaaaacatgaattattcTGAAACAAAAGGAATATTTAATAATTGAATGAACAATTTGATTCAGGTATAAATGTTATCACTTGTGAATTGTATTAAAAGATATTCTCTTCGTTTTTTTAGAAGACGTTTTGAagattttttcttgttttaagTTACATGACATTTTCAAGTTCTTatgtaaatttattaattttatgctATATGATCTTTTATAGTctgtaaattgtttttatattactTGAATTATGGTAAATTAGATAgttaatgattttttgtttagaaaataaataaaattaaatgttttctttttaatctgTGTGTATAATTTCAAAGCgtgaaataaaaagaaacaatagGGAGTATTATTATTACAATTAGATTGCATTGTTAATGTATCACTGTTGGGACAAGACACCTCTTACTGGAAATCCTATGTATATTTGTGTATGGGGTAAGGTTAcactattttaaattaaatcttATAAACTAGTTTTCAGCTTCACTTACGTGGACAATAAGCAAGCTGACGAGAAAACATAAGTTGAGATCTTGAAAGCATTCTTCAAAGAGGCAATACAATAATAATGTAATGAATATGAACTATAAAACTCCAAACTCAAGACTAGAAAATGATGATAAAAAtcagaaaagaaagagagatcTTGTAAATTGTAAACGACCGCGCTTCCGTCGCCGAACACCTCGCTTCCTTGACTCGCGCCTGGTCGGGAGCTCCAGTAGACAAAGAACGTATGTAGAAGAAAAGGTACGCATACACACACATCAAAAGTCATATATCTCATACATGCATATACACACCAATTCATACATCCATAGTCTGGGCACATATACATATCCAACTACCCTTTTCTTTCACATTTATCGCATACGTACACTCTCAGGTTTGAGTCAAGGATTCaagtttataacaaaaaaagtcACTGTAATCTAGTTCAGATAATGAAGTGTAGTTGCTGCAGTTTTGACGTTTGCTTGATTGATATtctctctgtttcaaaataatgtATATTCAGTATTTTtacacttattaaaaaaaatgaaaatttttgaCAATAAATGCATTTTTTCTGTGTTTAAGTATTTCTCATGATTTTTAATCAATCAAAATTTAGCAAacataattaatgtttttgaaatttacaatttaccATTATTATATACattgagaaaataaaatatagatctgtataaacaatttttttttttaaacatggaTCATTCTGAAACAAAAGGAGCATATGTTTATAAGAGTCATAACAATTGACAGTGTGATTAATGCTGAAGTGTTTATTGTTTTGGTAAGTGGATCTAACAAGCCAGAGGTGAATGAGCTAATTAAGCAACCCCAAGAAGACATAA comes from Brassica rapa cultivar Chiifu-401-42 chromosome A02, CAAS_Brap_v3.01, whole genome shotgun sequence and encodes:
- the LOC103851709 gene encoding LOW QUALITY PROTEIN: auxin-responsive protein IAA33 (The sequence of the model RefSeq protein was modified relative to this genomic sequence to represent the inferred CDS: deleted 1 base in 1 codon), which gives rise to MDNFEPHSQESLKRRFHQDNTTTHQPRETTKRTTSFLPKSISTNPNISSSSGAAGRFSAFGLNVDDDLVSSVVSPVTVVLEGRSICQRIRLDKHESYLTLALALRQMFVDGADSTSETKYLDLSNAIPGHIIAYEDMENDLLLAGDLTWKDFVRVAKRIRILPVKGNTRKVRRNE